In a genomic window of Zerene cesonia ecotype Mississippi chromosome Z, Zerene_cesonia_1.1, whole genome shotgun sequence:
- the LOC119835754 gene encoding succinate dehydrogenase cytochrome b560 subunit, mitochondrial-like — MSYADTIESAPSSLPSNLLKASALWTFKLRESGDCCCGSDGSSQSPGGGKSKHQISYSPYKEPPFQPHDLKNMALNRPMSPHLTLYAPTNPAMTSIVERITGTIVTFYALMFACGSLFLSNGIETYVSMIQSLDLSRPLIFLIKILLGAPFTFHYLNGIRFCLWNAGKLLPIKEVYDSANKVFIGTAVLSVLFALI; from the exons ATGAGTTACGCAGACACTATTGAGAGCGCGCCCAGCTCGCTTCC ATCAAATTTGCTGAAGGCCTCTGCGCTCTGGACGTTCAAACTACGCGAGTCAGGAGATTGTTGTTGTGGATCTGACGGCTCAAGTCAATCACCCGGTGGGGGTAAAAGCAAacatcaaatttcatattcgCCGTACAAGGAACCCCCCTTTCAGCCACACGATCTGAAAAATATGGCGCTAAACCGACCTATGTCACCCCACTTGACTCTCTACGCGCCAACTAATCCGGCTATGACTTCTATAGTCGAACGCATAACAG GTACAATAGTGACGTTCTATGCACTGATGTTCGCCTGTGGCTCCCTGTTCCTCTCTAATGGGATTGAAACTTACGTGTCCATGATACAAAGCCTCGATTTGTCGAGACCACTCATAttcctaattaaaattttgctcGGCGCTCCGTTCACGTTTCACTATTTAAACGGAATTAGGTTTTGTTTGTGGAATGCGGGCAAATTGTTGCCGATCAAAGAGGTGTACGATTCTgcaaataaagtatttattggtACTGCGGTGCTGTCGGTGCTATTTGCGCTGATATGA